The Chryseolinea soli genome contains a region encoding:
- a CDS encoding VCBS repeat-containing protein — protein sequence MRRFYLFMLLALWACGPEKSETSQNENTLFKRLSAEETGIHFENTLIVQEDLDVFRYRNFYNGGGVGIGDFNNDGLPDVYLTSNMGENKLYLNKGNLKFEDITKKAGVAGTKTWATGVSLADVNGDGLLDIYVSNSGDVKGGNRGNELFINNGDLTFTEKAEEYGLADKGFTTHAAFFDYDKDGDLDCYILNNSFRPVSTLGYRNLRDQRDELGGHKLYRNDNGKFTDVSEQAGIYGSVIGFGLGVTVGDVNLDNWPDLYISNDFYERDYLYINKHDGTFSEELEKYMGHLSMFSMGADLADINNDGCPDIFSTDMLPEEDYRLKTLVAFETYDVYQLRLRNGYYHQFMRNMLQLNNSDGSFSEIGQLAGVSATDWSWGALISDFNNDAHKEIFVCNGIYKDLINQDFVEFLGSSENMRSAIEGKKVDFKEFVDKMPSQKMSNYMLVPTKDFEFKNESKAWGLDEPGFSNGAAYGDLDNDGDLDLIVNNVNQELFFFQNRADTLLKNTSLRLAFKGFDKNTFGLGAKVHAYIKGELLYYENMPIRGFQSSMDYTMVIGTGNSTSVDSLVVEWPDDKVEVLKNVPTNQKLLLDHAQAKSVKAKAPKPERALFSELANGDVISHEENDFNEFDRDRLLYHMLSTEGPAFAKTDLNNDHLDDFFLGGSAGHGGALYLQQASGKFSKLQPELFLADSLADDTDAVFFDFDGDKDLDLYVVTGGSERASLGIPLLDRLYENKGMRNGRPEFVKTEKRMPTIYQAGSCVRPADIDHDGDLDLFVGTRMLPSYYGLPCDQFLLLNDGKGNFTDATATLAPQLKHAGMVTAAEWFDYDHDTFPDLMVVGDWMPVTLYKNDGKKLTRVENIPGLEKTEGWWNSITASDLDGDGDTDFVLGNLGRNSKFKPTTDHPISLYVNDFDQNGSIEPIFTFLKDGEEYPTALRQDMIKQMSSLKKKFVYYRDYAQKSIADIFDPALLAKATKLNFYEPNTLVLMNEGAKGFVRKSLPVQAQFSPVFAIDVADVNHDNKPDLVVGGNLFSVKPEVGRYDALHGLVLVGDGTGNFTPLKSQQSGIKLEGQVRHITRLKTKAGEVVAFVRNNDSIKFYKATK from the coding sequence ATGCGGAGATTTTACCTATTCATGTTACTGGCATTGTGGGCTTGCGGTCCGGAGAAAAGCGAGACGTCCCAGAATGAAAATACCCTTTTCAAACGGCTTTCCGCCGAAGAAACGGGCATTCACTTCGAAAATACCCTCATTGTCCAGGAAGACCTCGACGTCTTTCGCTACCGAAACTTCTACAACGGGGGCGGTGTGGGCATTGGCGACTTTAACAACGACGGGCTACCCGATGTTTACCTGACCTCCAACATGGGAGAAAACAAACTCTACCTCAACAAAGGCAACCTGAAATTTGAAGACATTACCAAGAAGGCTGGCGTGGCCGGCACCAAGACGTGGGCCACGGGCGTGAGCCTCGCGGACGTGAACGGCGACGGTTTGTTGGACATCTATGTGAGCAACTCCGGCGATGTGAAGGGCGGCAACCGCGGCAACGAGCTTTTCATCAATAACGGCGACCTCACCTTTACCGAAAAAGCAGAAGAATACGGCCTGGCCGACAAAGGATTCACCACCCACGCAGCATTTTTCGACTACGACAAAGACGGTGATCTCGATTGCTACATCCTCAACAATTCCTTTCGCCCTGTGTCCACGCTCGGCTATCGCAACCTGCGTGACCAGCGTGACGAATTGGGAGGCCATAAACTCTACCGCAACGACAACGGAAAGTTCACTGACGTGAGCGAACAGGCCGGCATCTACGGCAGCGTGATCGGCTTTGGCTTGGGCGTGACCGTGGGCGACGTCAATCTCGACAACTGGCCCGACCTCTATATCTCCAACGACTTCTACGAACGCGACTACCTCTACATCAACAAACACGATGGCACCTTCTCAGAGGAGCTTGAAAAATACATGGGTCACCTCAGCATGTTTTCCATGGGCGCCGACCTGGCGGACATCAACAACGACGGTTGCCCCGACATCTTTTCTACCGACATGCTCCCCGAGGAAGACTACCGGTTGAAAACACTCGTGGCCTTTGAGACGTACGACGTCTATCAATTGCGTCTCAGGAACGGCTACTACCATCAGTTTATGCGCAACATGCTGCAACTGAACAACAGCGACGGCTCGTTTAGCGAGATCGGTCAATTGGCCGGTGTATCCGCTACGGATTGGAGTTGGGGTGCGTTGATTTCCGATTTCAACAATGACGCTCACAAAGAGATATTCGTTTGCAACGGCATCTACAAGGACCTGATCAACCAGGACTTTGTGGAGTTCCTGGGCAGCAGCGAGAACATGCGGTCGGCCATTGAAGGCAAGAAGGTGGACTTCAAGGAATTTGTCGATAAGATGCCGTCTCAAAAAATGAGCAACTACATGCTTGTACCCACAAAAGATTTCGAATTCAAAAACGAGTCGAAGGCGTGGGGTTTGGATGAGCCGGGGTTCTCCAACGGTGCGGCCTACGGCGACCTGGACAATGACGGCGACCTCGACCTGATCGTGAACAACGTGAACCAGGAGCTTTTCTTTTTCCAAAACCGCGCCGACACGTTGCTGAAAAATACTTCGCTGCGGCTCGCGTTCAAAGGTTTTGATAAAAACACGTTTGGGCTAGGCGCAAAGGTGCACGCTTACATAAAAGGCGAGTTGCTTTACTATGAGAACATGCCGATTCGCGGGTTTCAATCCAGCATGGACTACACGATGGTGATCGGCACGGGCAACAGCACGTCCGTCGATAGCCTGGTGGTGGAGTGGCCGGATGATAAAGTGGAAGTTCTGAAGAATGTGCCGACCAATCAGAAGCTGTTACTCGATCACGCGCAAGCGAAATCCGTAAAAGCAAAAGCGCCCAAGCCTGAGCGTGCGCTGTTTTCGGAGCTGGCGAATGGCGATGTTATTTCACACGAAGAAAATGATTTCAACGAGTTCGACAGGGACCGTTTATTATACCACATGTTGTCCACGGAAGGCCCGGCGTTTGCCAAGACCGATTTGAACAACGACCATTTGGATGATTTCTTCCTCGGTGGTTCTGCCGGCCACGGGGGGGCGCTTTACCTGCAGCAAGCCTCCGGGAAATTCAGCAAACTTCAGCCCGAACTATTTCTTGCCGATTCGTTGGCCGACGACACCGACGCGGTGTTCTTCGATTTTGATGGCGACAAAGATCTGGATCTGTATGTCGTTACCGGCGGCTCGGAGCGTGCCTCGCTGGGCATTCCTTTGTTGGACAGGCTTTATGAGAATAAGGGCATGAGAAACGGCCGTCCCGAATTCGTGAAAACCGAGAAGAGAATGCCGACGATCTACCAGGCCGGAAGTTGTGTCCGCCCCGCAGACATCGATCACGACGGTGACCTGGACTTGTTTGTCGGCACGCGCATGTTGCCGTCCTACTACGGTTTACCGTGTGATCAATTTCTTTTGCTGAACGACGGGAAAGGAAATTTCACCGACGCCACAGCCACCCTGGCCCCACAGCTGAAACACGCCGGCATGGTGACCGCCGCCGAATGGTTTGACTACGATCACGACACGTTCCCCGACCTGATGGTGGTCGGCGATTGGATGCCCGTCACCCTTTATAAAAACGACGGCAAAAAGCTGACCCGCGTGGAAAACATCCCCGGTCTCGAAAAAACCGAGGGCTGGTGGAACAGCATCACCGCGTCGGATCTGGATGGCGATGGCGATACCGACTTTGTGCTGGGCAACCTCGGCCGCAATTCCAAATTCAAGCCGACCACAGATCATCCCATTTCGCTTTACGTGAACGACTTCGATCAGAACGGTTCCATTGAACCCATCTTCACATTTCTCAAAGATGGAGAAGAGTATCCCACGGCGTTGCGCCAGGATATGATCAAACAGATGAGCAGTCTGAAAAAGAAGTTTGTCTATTACAGGGATTACGCGCAAAAATCGATCGCCGACATTTTTGACCCGGCGCTGCTGGCGAAGGCGACAAAGCTTAATTTCTATGAACCCAATACGCTGGTGCTGATGAACGAAGGCGCGAAAGGATTTGTGCGCAAGTCGCTTCCCGTACAAGCCCAGTTCTCGCCCGTGTTTGCCATCGACGTTGCCGACGTGAACCACGACAACAAACCCGACCTGGTGGTGGGCGGCAATTTGTTTTCGGTGAAACCGGAGGTGGGACGCTATGACGCCCTGCACGGGTTGGTTTTGGTTGGCGATGGAACGGGAAATTTCACGCCGCTGAAATCGCAGCAATCGGGTATTAAACTGGAAGGACAGGTGCGGCACATCACGCGTCTCAAAACAAAAGCAGGAGAGGTGGTCGCGTTTGTCCGGAACAATGATTCAATAAAATTCTATAAAGCTACGAAGTGA
- a CDS encoding RagB/SusD family nutrient uptake outer membrane protein, with amino-acid sequence MKKHIFSKPIFAGVFSVTLVFSACTDLKNNELDSTVVESTGGVLTVNPTTTLAGIYSSDMGAFTDQANIYSLFEHTSDELIPPTRGTDWGDNGVWRQLYQHTWDPTHSYILNTWNQIHNRIFKCTQILGSSPSADEATHAKFLRGFFMWYAMDLFGQVPYREVTEGSDVNPKVLSRSEAFDHIVQDLTEAIAGLPTTGPVATNSKGTRAAANAMLARLFLNKAVYKAENAAGPYTFDKADMDKVVQYCDAVTADGYSLETEYFKNFSTSASKEIIFTSAAGTPENRYRMTLHYDNHPDGWNGFATLADFYGTFDPADKRRGSYPTPDGTEFSGIARGFLVGQQYNDKNEQVINSRNKKPLAFTPEVPLLGAATEQGIRVIKYHPADKGQYILLRYADVFLMKAEAIMRGGTGDKTALELVNQLRTLRGAPALGAVTEADMLAERGRELYWEGIRRVDLVRFGSFGKTWQDKDNTEDYRVLFPVPQQAVDSNPNLTQNPGYGGAK; translated from the coding sequence ATGAAGAAACATATTTTTTCAAAACCAATTTTTGCTGGAGTTTTTAGTGTTACTCTTGTATTTTCGGCTTGTACCGATTTGAAAAACAACGAGCTTGATTCTACCGTCGTTGAATCGACCGGTGGTGTTCTCACGGTTAACCCGACGACCACCTTAGCAGGTATCTATAGTTCTGATATGGGGGCGTTCACTGATCAGGCCAACATCTATTCACTCTTTGAGCACACGTCCGATGAGTTGATTCCACCTACACGCGGTACCGACTGGGGCGACAACGGTGTTTGGCGCCAGTTGTATCAGCATACCTGGGACCCTACCCACTCATACATCCTGAACACCTGGAATCAAATTCACAACCGGATTTTCAAATGCACGCAGATTTTGGGTTCATCTCCCTCGGCAGACGAGGCGACTCATGCTAAATTCCTCCGCGGCTTTTTCATGTGGTATGCAATGGACCTTTTTGGTCAAGTTCCCTACCGCGAAGTTACCGAAGGCTCTGACGTTAATCCGAAAGTTTTGAGCCGTTCGGAAGCCTTTGATCACATCGTTCAGGATTTGACGGAGGCCATTGCAGGACTGCCCACCACGGGACCAGTTGCAACCAACAGCAAAGGCACCCGTGCCGCCGCCAACGCCATGTTAGCCCGCTTGTTCCTCAACAAAGCAGTTTACAAGGCTGAAAATGCTGCCGGACCCTACACTTTCGACAAGGCCGACATGGACAAAGTAGTGCAGTATTGCGATGCGGTAACGGCCGACGGCTATTCGCTGGAAACCGAATACTTCAAAAACTTCAGCACTTCGGCATCGAAAGAGATCATTTTCACGAGCGCTGCAGGTACACCGGAAAACAGATACCGGATGACCTTGCACTACGATAACCACCCCGACGGCTGGAACGGATTTGCAACACTTGCCGACTTCTATGGAACGTTCGATCCTGCAGATAAACGCAGAGGTAGCTATCCTACACCCGATGGAACAGAATTTTCTGGCATCGCTCGCGGTTTTCTGGTGGGTCAACAATACAACGACAAGAACGAGCAGGTTATTAATTCGCGTAATAAGAAGCCTTTGGCATTCACACCCGAAGTGCCGCTCCTTGGTGCAGCGACCGAGCAAGGTATCCGCGTTATCAAGTATCACCCGGCAGACAAAGGACAGTACATCCTGCTCCGCTACGCCGATGTGTTCCTGATGAAAGCTGAGGCCATTATGCGCGGCGGCACCGGTGACAAGACGGCGCTCGAGTTGGTGAACCAATTGAGAACCTTGCGTGGTGCACCCGCATTGGGTGCGGTCACCGAAGCGGATATGCTGGCCGAAAGAGGTAGAGAACTTTACTGGGAGGGCATCCGTCGTGTTGACTTGGTCCGCTTTGGATCATTTGGCAAAACCTGGCAGGATAAAGACAACACGGAAGATTATCGCGTGCTGTTCCCCGTTCCTCAACAGGCTGTTGACTCCAACCCGAACCTGACCCAAAACCCTGGTTACGGGGGGGCGAAATAA
- a CDS encoding SusC/RagA family TonB-linked outer membrane protein — translation MTKFYLCVSRYLAVMLVLVTSVAWSQSKTVTGKVTSKEDGSSLPGVNVVEKGTSNGTITNTDGEFSITVGSNATLVFSFVGFKAQEIPVGAQSTVNVAIEPDVTALSEVVVIGYGQIEKKDATGALVSLKPTDFNGGVISSPEQLIQGRAAGVQITSASGEPGAGVNIRIRGSSSVRAGNNPLFVIDGVPLAGDDISAGGGASSSGLGMSAARNPLNFLNPNDIASIDVLKDASATAIYGSRGANGVVLITTKSGSGGKGTLDYSYNVSVGKVTKKYDLLDREQYLSAWSAYNGGASPSAIDGGANTDWQKEVLRTAVTHQHNLSYGQGDKSSNYRFSVGYMDQQGIVKISGLKRYTARFNGTKSFINDRFRISTQLTAANTQDSGAPITDNSGFEGDLLGSMLKSNPTLPVRKADGSYNQVSTNEPNPAAILGLTRDKTNTMRILGNVSGELEIIKNLKFKTVVGFDKSMSMRRQAMSKDLLVSGISGDGRLYVSDIDISNNLWENYFTYDKKFANTSLNAVVGYSYQSFSKATNNSQYTHFRTGDLDQMINNMAAVDEQYPDPNKIDGTKPAALAINSSLTKDELQSFYGRVNFGIKERYLFTATLRADGSTKFGPSNRYGYFPSAAFKWRVIEEGFVPEMFSDLSARIGYGVTGNQEIPHNLYQGRQRYSDWTLNTSNSIGGGAYNYVSFPNAKLKWESTSQLNVGIDFGFFNNRITGSLDYYNKNTSDLLIQKPYAQPFPSADAFLWLNAPAHVINRGLEISLTGNVIANTDFTWTLIANAAFNHNEVKDFNSTIDTGVINGQGLSGAFAQRIAQGQPLFAWFVRDFGGYDENGIAKYNGGDVQKFVGKSAIPKANAGLTSNFKYKKFDLSIFFNGQFGHYIYNNTANAFFTAGALAAGRNTTTDVPGNGESRANSPDVSTRFLEKGSFVRLQNVTFGYNIPVANTFVSSLRVFVTGQNLFVITDYSGQDPEVNTNKSLNGIPSLNIDYTSYPRARTFTFGVNASF, via the coding sequence ATGACAAAATTTTATCTGTGCGTAAGCAGGTATTTGGCGGTCATGCTTGTGCTGGTCACCTCGGTGGCCTGGTCGCAAAGCAAGACCGTGACAGGAAAAGTGACCTCCAAGGAAGACGGCAGTTCGTTGCCTGGAGTGAACGTTGTTGAAAAGGGGACTAGTAACGGTACGATCACCAATACTGACGGCGAATTCTCTATTACCGTCGGCAGCAATGCAACCTTGGTGTTTTCGTTCGTTGGCTTCAAAGCCCAGGAGATTCCGGTAGGTGCTCAGTCTACCGTGAATGTAGCGATCGAACCCGATGTGACCGCACTTTCTGAAGTGGTGGTTATCGGTTACGGTCAGATCGAGAAGAAAGATGCGACGGGTGCTCTTGTATCCTTGAAGCCTACTGATTTTAACGGTGGGGTTATTTCGTCTCCCGAACAATTGATTCAAGGTCGCGCGGCTGGCGTGCAAATTACATCTGCAAGTGGTGAACCTGGTGCCGGCGTGAACATTCGTATCCGCGGTAGCTCTTCGGTACGTGCCGGTAACAATCCACTCTTCGTCATCGATGGCGTGCCGCTCGCAGGTGATGATATTTCGGCCGGCGGCGGTGCCTCCAGTTCGGGCTTAGGCATGAGTGCTGCCCGGAACCCACTCAATTTTCTTAACCCCAACGACATTGCCAGTATCGACGTATTGAAAGATGCGTCGGCTACGGCGATCTACGGTTCACGCGGCGCCAACGGTGTGGTATTGATCACGACCAAATCCGGCTCTGGAGGAAAGGGTACTTTGGATTACTCTTATAACGTTAGCGTTGGAAAGGTCACGAAGAAATATGATCTCTTGGATCGTGAACAATATCTTTCGGCCTGGTCGGCCTATAATGGTGGTGCCTCTCCGTCTGCCATTGATGGTGGTGCGAACACAGACTGGCAGAAAGAAGTACTGAGAACAGCCGTGACCCATCAACATAATCTTTCCTATGGTCAAGGCGATAAAAGCAGCAACTACAGATTTTCAGTAGGCTATATGGACCAACAGGGTATTGTAAAGATATCCGGTCTGAAGCGCTATACCGCCCGATTCAACGGCACGAAGAGCTTTATTAATGACAGATTTAGAATCTCAACGCAATTGACCGCTGCCAACACGCAGGATAGCGGTGCGCCCATTACGGATAACTCCGGTTTTGAAGGCGACTTGCTCGGTTCCATGTTGAAATCAAATCCAACACTGCCGGTGCGCAAGGCAGATGGAAGCTATAACCAGGTTTCGACAAACGAGCCCAACCCAGCAGCCATCCTGGGACTGACTCGCGACAAAACCAACACAATGCGCATTTTGGGTAACGTTTCCGGAGAATTGGAAATTATCAAAAATCTCAAGTTCAAGACCGTGGTAGGTTTTGACAAGTCAATGTCTATGCGCAGACAAGCCATGTCCAAGGACCTCTTGGTATCGGGTATCTCTGGCGACGGCCGCTTGTACGTGAGTGACATCGATATCAGCAACAATCTTTGGGAAAACTATTTCACGTACGATAAGAAATTCGCCAATACATCTTTGAATGCAGTGGTGGGTTATTCCTATCAGTCGTTTTCGAAGGCCACCAACAATTCGCAGTACACCCATTTCAGAACAGGCGACTTAGATCAAATGATCAACAACATGGCGGCTGTCGATGAGCAATATCCCGATCCGAACAAGATCGATGGAACGAAACCCGCCGCTTTGGCCATCAACTCTTCATTGACCAAAGATGAACTGCAGTCTTTCTACGGACGTGTCAATTTTGGTATCAAGGAGCGGTACCTCTTTACGGCTACGTTGCGTGCCGATGGTTCGACGAAATTCGGTCCATCCAACAGATACGGCTATTTCCCTTCGGCTGCGTTCAAATGGAGAGTGATCGAAGAAGGCTTTGTTCCTGAAATGTTCTCAGACCTGAGCGCCCGCATAGGATACGGTGTAACTGGTAACCAGGAAATTCCGCACAACCTCTACCAAGGTCGCCAGCGTTATTCGGATTGGACGCTAAATACATCAAATTCAATTGGTGGGGGGGCCTATAATTATGTTTCGTTCCCCAATGCAAAGTTGAAATGGGAAAGCACTTCGCAACTGAACGTCGGTATTGACTTTGGTTTCTTCAATAATCGGATCACCGGTTCGTTGGACTACTACAATAAAAACACCAGTGACTTGCTGATCCAGAAACCTTATGCGCAACCGTTCCCTTCTGCCGATGCATTCTTGTGGCTTAATGCTCCTGCCCACGTGATCAACCGCGGTTTGGAAATCAGTTTAACAGGAAACGTGATTGCTAATACAGACTTCACCTGGACCTTGATTGCCAACGCAGCCTTCAACCATAACGAGGTAAAGGATTTCAACAGCACGATCGATACGGGTGTGATTAACGGCCAGGGGTTGTCGGGTGCGTTTGCACAACGGATTGCCCAAGGACAACCTTTATTCGCATGGTTCGTCCGCGATTTCGGCGGCTATGATGAAAACGGCATCGCCAAATACAATGGCGGTGATGTTCAGAAATTTGTCGGAAAATCAGCTATTCCAAAAGCTAATGCCGGCTTGACCAGCAACTTCAAATACAAAAAATTTGATCTGAGCATCTTCTTCAACGGTCAATTTGGACACTATATCTACAACAACACCGCAAACGCCTTCTTCACAGCCGGTGCATTGGCCGCTGGTAGAAATACGACCACAGACGTTCCTGGAAACGGCGAAAGCAGAGCAAACTCTCCCGACGTTTCGACAAGATTCCTGGAAAAGGGCTCGTTTGTGAGACTGCAAAACGTTACATTCGGGTATAACATCCCTGTGGCGAACACCTTCGTTTCTTCCCTGCGGGTGTTTGTGACCGGCCAAAACCTGTTTGTGATCACCGATTACTCAGGTCAGGATCCTGAAGTGAATACCAACAAGTCACTGAATGGAATACCTTCTTTGAACATCGATTATACATCGTATCCAAGGGCGAGAACTTTTACTTTCGGTGTCAATGCATCATTTTAA
- a CDS encoding LacI family DNA-binding transcriptional regulator produces MKYNQVTIKDIARELGISPSTVSRALKDHPDISPQTKKAVNELAEKLNYQPNIVALSLRQSKTNTLGVIIPELVHFFFSTVISGIEDVAYSAGYNVIITQSNESLQREKTDIKALFNSRVDGMLISVSRETSSFEHIESILAKGVPMVFFDRVYENANSSTVIVDDLSGAKEATQHLIDQGCTRIAHLEGPPNLGITKQRLEGYVQALNENKMPVQKELIVSCPLGTIEEGKIAAEQLLKMPNRPDAIFATNDPAAMGAMQAIKEAGLKIPQDIAVVGFSNWFFSSLLEPPLTSVDQPGFEMGQEAAKLLIRQIEFKSKDNEDPAPETKVLKTRLIVRDSSLKKGKPKK; encoded by the coding sequence ATGAAGTACAATCAGGTAACTATTAAAGACATCGCCCGCGAACTGGGCATCTCTCCCTCCACAGTTTCCCGCGCGCTGAAAGATCACCCCGACATCAGCCCTCAAACCAAGAAGGCGGTCAACGAGCTGGCAGAGAAATTGAACTACCAACCCAACATCGTCGCCCTCAGCTTGCGCCAAAGCAAGACCAATACCCTGGGCGTGATCATCCCCGAACTGGTGCACTTCTTCTTCTCCACGGTGATCAGCGGCATCGAAGACGTGGCCTACAGCGCCGGCTACAACGTGATCATCACCCAGTCGAACGAATCGCTCCAACGCGAAAAGACCGATATCAAAGCCCTCTTCAATAGCCGCGTAGACGGCATGCTCATCTCCGTATCGCGCGAGACCAGTAGCTTCGAACACATTGAAAGCATCCTCGCCAAAGGCGTGCCGATGGTGTTTTTTGACCGCGTATATGAGAATGCAAACTCAAGTACAGTTATTGTGGACGACTTGAGCGGCGCGAAAGAAGCCACGCAACACCTCATCGACCAGGGTTGTACCCGCATTGCCCACCTCGAAGGCCCGCCCAACCTGGGCATCACCAAGCAACGCCTCGAAGGCTACGTGCAGGCCCTCAACGAAAACAAGATGCCCGTGCAGAAGGAGCTCATCGTCTCCTGCCCGCTCGGCACCATCGAAGAAGGCAAGATCGCGGCCGAACAGCTCCTCAAAATGCCGAACCGCCCCGACGCCATCTTCGCCACCAACGACCCGGCAGCCATGGGCGCCATGCAAGCCATCAAGGAAGCCGGCCTCAAGATTCCCCAGGACATCGCCGTGGTCGGCTTCAGCAACTGGTTCTTCAGCTCCCTGCTCGAGCCACCGTTGACTTCTGTGGACCAACCCGGTTTCGAAATGGGTCAGGAAGCTGCCAAGCTGCTCATCCGCCAGATCGAATTCAAGTCCAAGGACAACGAAGACCCGGCACCCGAAACCAAAGTGTTGAAAACGCGTCTCATTGTGCGCGATTCCTCTCTGAAAAAAGGCAAGCCAAAGAAATAA